One stretch of Bordetella avium DNA includes these proteins:
- the murC gene encoding UDP-N-acetylmuramate--L-alanine ligase, whose amino-acid sequence MKHRIQHIHFVGVGGSGMSGIAEVLLNLGYTVSGSDLSESTVTRRLADLGLKVSIGHAAENVADADAIVTSTAVAGDNPEVIAARLARIPVVPRAVMLAELMRLKRGIAVAGTHGKTTTTSLVASVLAAGGLDPTFVIGGRLNSAGANAQLGQGEFIVVEADESDASFLNLLPVMAIITNIDADHMDTYGHDVARLKSAFIEFTQRLPFYGSAVLCADDANVREIMPFVSRPITTYGLSPDAQVRAENVQADGTRMRFSVRRQGREQDLPTLEVELNLPGLHNVRNALAAIAVASELGVADAAICQALAGFKGVGRRFTQWGEFPVAEAQGGGRYSVIDDYGHHPVEMAATLAAARGAWPDRRIVLAFQPHRYTRTRDCFEDFVRVLGTADAVLLTEVYAAGEAPLVAADGRALARALRVAGKVEPLFVEDVAELPQAVRDFMRDGDVLILMGAGSISKVPSQLGEHA is encoded by the coding sequence ATGAAACATCGCATTCAACATATTCATTTTGTCGGCGTGGGCGGCTCAGGCATGAGCGGCATCGCCGAGGTGTTGCTCAATCTGGGCTACACCGTCAGCGGCTCCGATCTGAGCGAGTCGACCGTTACGCGCCGTCTGGCCGATCTGGGTCTGAAGGTGTCGATCGGCCATGCGGCCGAGAATGTGGCGGACGCTGATGCGATCGTCACCTCCACGGCCGTGGCCGGTGACAACCCGGAGGTGATCGCTGCCCGTCTGGCGCGGATTCCTGTGGTGCCGCGCGCCGTCATGCTGGCTGAACTCATGCGCCTCAAGCGCGGTATTGCTGTGGCGGGTACGCATGGCAAGACGACGACGACCAGCCTGGTCGCCAGCGTGCTGGCCGCAGGTGGCCTGGACCCGACCTTCGTGATCGGTGGCCGCCTGAACTCGGCGGGTGCCAATGCACAATTGGGGCAGGGTGAATTCATTGTGGTCGAGGCAGATGAGTCGGATGCTTCTTTCCTGAATCTGCTGCCGGTGATGGCCATCATCACCAATATCGACGCCGACCATATGGATACCTATGGGCACGATGTGGCGCGTCTCAAGAGCGCCTTCATCGAGTTCACCCAGCGTCTGCCCTTTTATGGCAGCGCAGTGTTGTGCGCCGACGATGCCAATGTGCGCGAAATCATGCCCTTTGTGTCGCGGCCGATCACGACTTATGGCCTGAGCCCCGACGCGCAGGTCCGCGCTGAAAACGTACAGGCCGATGGAACGCGCATGCGTTTTTCCGTGCGCCGCCAAGGCCGCGAGCAGGATCTGCCCACGCTCGAGGTCGAACTGAACCTGCCGGGCTTGCACAATGTGCGCAATGCTCTGGCTGCGATCGCCGTGGCTTCCGAACTGGGTGTCGCCGATGCCGCCATTTGCCAGGCGCTGGCGGGCTTCAAAGGCGTGGGCCGCCGCTTTACGCAATGGGGCGAGTTTCCGGTGGCCGAGGCGCAGGGCGGCGGCAGGTATTCCGTCATCGATGATTATGGCCATCATCCGGTCGAAATGGCCGCCACGCTGGCTGCGGCCCGCGGCGCCTGGCCGGACCGGCGTATTGTGCTGGCCTTCCAGCCGCATCGTTACACGCGCACGCGGGACTGCTTTGAAGATTTCGTGCGCGTGCTGGGTACGGCAGATGCCGTGCTGCTGACCGAGGTTTATGCGGCCGGCGAGGCGCCGCTGGTGGCTGCCGATGGGCGGGCCCTTGCGCGCGCGTTGCGCGTGGCCGGAAAAGTTGAGCCTTTGTTTGTAGAAGATGTAGCCGAGCTGCCGCAGGCAGTGCGGGATTTCATGCGTGATGGCGATGTATTGATCCTGATGGGCGCCGGGTCCATCAGCAAGGTTCCGTCGCAACTGGGAGAACATGCATGA
- a CDS encoding D-alanine--D-alanine ligase → MTQRFGKVGVLYGGRSAEREVSLMSGAGVHEALRSAGVDAHLFDTGLQDLTALEAAGFERVFIALHGRFGEDGAIQGALELLNIPYTGSGVTASALAMDKIMTKRVWLQHGLPTPAFEEIDSDTELRRVPDRLGLPLILKPPHEGSTVGITKVAACADMEQAYAAASHFDEVVLAEQFVRGRELTVALLGSGRNARALPVIEIVAPDGNYDYQNKYFTDVTQYFCPADLPVGVAEQIEKIAVQAYRALGCEGWGRADFILDGQNQPWLLEMNTSPGMTSHSLVPMAARAVGMSYAELCVAILADASCKLRAPARANG, encoded by the coding sequence ATGACACAGCGTTTTGGAAAAGTTGGCGTGCTGTATGGCGGACGTTCTGCCGAGCGCGAGGTTTCGCTCATGTCCGGGGCCGGTGTGCACGAGGCATTGCGCAGCGCAGGCGTTGACGCGCATCTGTTCGATACTGGTTTGCAGGATCTCACGGCGCTGGAAGCCGCCGGCTTCGAGCGGGTGTTCATCGCCCTGCATGGCCGCTTTGGCGAAGATGGTGCGATTCAGGGCGCGCTGGAACTGTTGAACATTCCCTATACCGGAAGCGGCGTGACGGCTTCGGCGCTGGCGATGGACAAGATCATGACCAAGCGGGTGTGGCTGCAGCATGGCCTGCCTACCCCCGCATTTGAGGAAATTGACTCGGACACGGAACTGCGGCGGGTGCCTGACCGTCTGGGGCTTCCGCTGATTCTCAAGCCGCCGCACGAAGGTTCGACCGTGGGTATCACCAAAGTGGCGGCTTGCGCCGACATGGAGCAGGCTTATGCGGCGGCCTCGCACTTTGATGAAGTCGTGCTGGCCGAACAGTTTGTTCGCGGCCGGGAGCTGACCGTCGCCTTACTGGGTTCGGGCCGTAATGCGCGTGCGCTGCCTGTGATCGAGATCGTGGCGCCGGATGGCAACTACGACTATCAGAACAAGTATTTCACAGACGTGACCCAGTATTTTTGCCCGGCGGACTTGCCTGTGGGCGTGGCCGAGCAAATCGAGAAGATTGCCGTTCAGGCCTATCGCGCATTGGGCTGCGAAGGCTGGGGGCGTGCGGATTTTATTCTGGATGGGCAAAACCAGCCCTGGTTGCTGGAGATGAATACTTCTCCCGGTATGACCAGCCATTCGCTGGTGCCCATGGCCGCGCGCGCGGTCGGCATGAGCTATGCCGAGCTGTGTGTCGCGATTCTGGCGGATGCCTCTTGTAAGCTGCGCGCACCGGCGCGCGCCAATGGATAG
- a CDS encoding cell division protein FtsQ/DivIB: protein MWNEARTINLVANTLAVLAVAALLLAGVAWVAQRPYFNLAAIELEPMPESELHYVSPGSVRSAIAGRFKGNFFTMDLDDARKVFESVPWVRHATVRRIWPNTLRVRIEEQQPLALWNENQMINTWGEAFTANTGELDDEDTLPQFSGPEGSESLVVQRYAELARWFAPLDLHVRELELSPRYAWKAVLSNGMTLDLGRDPGADAPDPHGLPGALPFAARIQRFVQVWPGVMSHLEGRTVTGADLRYPNGFALALAPLPPSESKSHSKSKPAKKN from the coding sequence GTGTGGAACGAGGCTCGTACCATCAACCTGGTCGCCAACACGCTAGCCGTGCTGGCGGTCGCCGCTTTGCTGCTTGCCGGCGTGGCGTGGGTGGCGCAGCGGCCGTATTTCAATCTGGCTGCCATCGAGCTCGAACCCATGCCGGAGAGCGAGCTGCACTATGTTTCGCCGGGCTCGGTGCGTTCGGCGATTGCCGGTCGTTTCAAGGGCAATTTCTTCACGATGGACCTGGACGATGCGCGCAAAGTGTTCGAGTCCGTGCCCTGGGTGCGTCATGCCACTGTGCGGCGCATCTGGCCGAACACCCTGCGCGTGCGGATCGAAGAGCAGCAGCCTCTGGCGCTGTGGAACGAAAACCAGATGATCAATACCTGGGGCGAGGCGTTCACGGCAAACACCGGCGAGCTGGACGACGAGGATACCTTGCCGCAATTCTCCGGACCGGAGGGTTCGGAGAGTCTCGTGGTGCAACGTTATGCGGAGCTGGCGCGCTGGTTCGCGCCGCTGGATCTGCATGTCCGAGAGCTGGAGTTGAGCCCGCGCTATGCCTGGAAGGCCGTGCTGTCCAATGGCATGACCCTGGATCTTGGCCGCGATCCGGGCGCGGATGCGCCGGATCCGCATGGCCTGCCTGGGGCACTGCCCTTTGCCGCCCGCATTCAACGTTTTGTACAAGTCTGGCCGGGGGTGATGAGCCACCTGGAAGGGCGCACCGTGACTGGCGCGGACCTGCGTTACCCGAATGGTTTCGCTCTGGCCCTTGCGCCCTTGCCGCCGTCCGAAAGCAAATCACATTCCAAATCGAAACCTGCCAAGAAAAATTGA
- the ftsA gene encoding cell division protein FtsA: protein MTRDIKDLIVALDIGTSKVVAVVAEILPEGRFEVLGLGQHESRGMRKGVVVNIETTVNSIQRALEEAELMADCKIRDVYTGIAGSHIRSFNSSGMVAVKDKEVTATDVARVIETAKAVNIPTDQQVLHVLTQEFIVDGQEDIREPIGMSGLRLEVRVHIVTGAVSAAQNIVKCVRRCGLEVQDLILQPLASSLACLTPDEKELGVVLVDIGGGTTDVAIYTGGAIRHTAVIPIAGDQITNDIAAMLRTPTPDAEEIKLRYGVAKQVIASPDETVEVPGLGDRGSRQVKRQALGAVIEPRVEELFNLVQQVVRDSGYEDLLSSGVVLTGGSAQLPGMIELAEDVFLKPVRVAVPEYEGSLADVMRNPRFSTVMGLLQEARLQRVRGRKVAAQTGNFKSLLARMKEWFMN from the coding sequence ATGACTCGTGACATCAAGGACCTAATCGTCGCCCTCGATATCGGCACCAGCAAGGTGGTTGCGGTGGTGGCTGAAATCCTGCCCGAAGGCCGTTTCGAGGTACTCGGGCTGGGGCAGCACGAGTCGCGCGGCATGCGCAAAGGCGTCGTCGTCAATATCGAGACGACCGTCAACTCGATTCAGCGTGCGCTGGAAGAGGCCGAGCTGATGGCCGACTGCAAGATCCGTGATGTCTATACCGGCATCGCGGGCAGCCATATCCGCAGTTTCAACTCCAGCGGCATGGTTGCGGTCAAAGACAAAGAAGTCACCGCTACCGATGTGGCGCGCGTGATCGAGACCGCCAAGGCTGTCAACATTCCGACCGACCAGCAGGTGCTGCACGTCCTGACTCAGGAATTCATCGTCGATGGTCAGGAAGATATCCGAGAACCCATCGGCATGAGCGGTCTGCGCCTCGAAGTGCGCGTGCACATCGTCACTGGCGCGGTGAGTGCTGCGCAGAACATCGTCAAGTGCGTGCGCCGTTGCGGACTCGAAGTGCAGGACCTGATTCTGCAACCGCTGGCCTCCAGCCTTGCCTGCCTGACGCCTGACGAGAAAGAGTTGGGCGTGGTGCTGGTCGATATTGGCGGCGGCACGACGGATGTGGCGATCTATACCGGGGGGGCTATCCGTCATACGGCGGTCATCCCTATCGCGGGTGACCAGATCACCAACGACATCGCGGCCATGTTGCGCACGCCGACGCCGGATGCCGAAGAAATCAAGTTGCGTTACGGCGTGGCCAAACAGGTCATCGCCAGCCCGGATGAGACCGTGGAAGTGCCCGGATTGGGCGATCGCGGTTCACGTCAGGTCAAGCGCCAGGCGCTGGGGGCTGTGATCGAGCCGCGTGTCGAAGAGCTGTTCAACCTGGTGCAACAGGTCGTGCGTGATTCGGGCTACGAGGATCTGCTCTCGTCTGGTGTCGTGTTGACCGGCGGATCGGCGCAACTGCCTGGAATGATCGAACTGGCCGAGGACGTATTCCTCAAGCCGGTGCGTGTAGCGGTTCCCGAGTATGAGGGCAGCCTGGCGGACGTGATGCGTAACCCGCGCTTCTCGACCGTCATGGGGCTTTTGCAGGAAGCGCGCTTGCAGCGCGTGCGTGGCAGGAAGGTCGCCGCTCAGACGGGCAATTTCAAAAGCCTGCTGGCGCGGATGAAAGAGTGGTTCATGAATTGA
- the ftsZ gene encoding cell division protein FtsZ: MMNFEMLESNAKGTVIKVVGVGGAGGNAVAHMIRSGVSGVDFICANTDAQALAATNAPVQIRLGRTGLGAGAKPEQGRAAAETAREEIRAALNGAHMVFITAGMGGGTGTGAGPVVAEVAKELGILTVGVVTKPFMFEGNKRLKMAEEGVAELAKHVHSLIVVLNENLYELMDEDATQEDCFKSADDILHNACAGIAEIINVEGNVNVDFEDVKTIMGEQGQAMMGTASASGADRARVAAEKAIACPLLEGVDLHGARGVLVNITSARSLKMRETREIMETIRSYASEDATVIFGTAYDESMGESLRVTVVATGLGRATARPQLVQTATEELRTGTDNLPVGGMLAGQTGDYRGLDMPSVMRNPRSQASAQVRALESSGMDHFDIPAFLRKQAD; encoded by the coding sequence ATGATGAACTTTGAGATGCTTGAGAGCAACGCCAAGGGGACCGTCATCAAGGTCGTAGGCGTTGGAGGCGCGGGCGGCAATGCTGTCGCGCATATGATTCGCAGTGGTGTCAGCGGCGTCGATTTCATTTGCGCCAACACTGATGCCCAGGCGTTGGCTGCAACCAATGCGCCGGTGCAAATCCGTCTGGGCCGTACCGGCCTGGGTGCTGGCGCCAAGCCGGAGCAGGGTCGCGCAGCCGCCGAAACGGCGCGTGAAGAAATTCGTGCTGCGCTGAATGGCGCGCATATGGTGTTCATCACCGCCGGTATGGGCGGCGGCACGGGCACGGGCGCGGGGCCGGTCGTGGCAGAAGTCGCCAAGGAACTGGGTATCCTGACGGTCGGCGTGGTGACCAAGCCCTTCATGTTTGAGGGCAACAAGCGCCTGAAAATGGCTGAAGAGGGCGTGGCTGAACTGGCCAAGCACGTGCATTCGCTCATCGTGGTTCTGAACGAGAACCTGTATGAGCTGATGGATGAGGACGCCACTCAGGAAGACTGCTTCAAGTCTGCCGACGATATCCTGCACAACGCCTGCGCGGGTATCGCTGAAATCATTAACGTCGAAGGTAATGTTAACGTTGACTTCGAAGACGTCAAAACCATCATGGGCGAGCAGGGTCAGGCCATGATGGGTACGGCCAGCGCCAGCGGCGCCGACCGCGCTCGCGTCGCTGCCGAGAAGGCGATTGCCTGCCCGCTGCTGGAAGGCGTGGACCTTCACGGTGCCCGTGGCGTGCTGGTCAACATTACTTCCGCTCGCTCGCTGAAGATGCGCGAAACGCGCGAAATCATGGAAACCATCCGTAGCTACGCTTCGGAAGATGCCACCGTGATTTTCGGCACCGCCTATGACGAGAGCATGGGTGAAAGCCTGCGCGTGACCGTTGTGGCCACCGGCCTGGGCCGCGCCACCGCACGTCCGCAGCTGGTGCAGACGGCTACCGAAGAGTTGCGCACGGGTACGGACAACCTGCCCGTGGGCGGTATGCTGGCCGGCCAGACTGGCGATTATCGTGGTCTGGATATGCCGTCCGTGATGCGCAATCCGCGTTCGCAGGCTTCGGCTCAGGTGCGCGCGCTGGAAAGCTCGGGTATGGATCATTTCGATATCCCGGCCTTTCTGCGCAAGCAAGCTGACTAA
- the lpxC gene encoding UDP-3-O-acyl-N-acetylglucosamine deacetylase yields the protein MFRQRTIQNLVRTTGVGVHSGRRVELTLRPAQPNTGIVFHRVDLPQVVDLPAQATGVGDTRMASVLQQGNVRVSTVEHLMSALAGLGIDNLHVDLTAEEVPIMDGSAATFVYLLRSAGIVEQNAPKHFIRVLKPIEVREGEGRNEKWARLEPHEGFALAFSIDFRHPAIDSTANFAEIDFATHSYVREIARARTFGFVNEVEALRSMGLARGGSLDNAIVMDEFRVLNSDGLRYDDEFVKHKILDAIGDLYLLGKPLVARYVAQKSGHALNNQLARALLEQQDAWELVTYESQAEAPQAFRHEWKLA from the coding sequence ATGTTTCGACAGCGCACCATTCAAAATCTTGTCCGCACGACGGGCGTCGGTGTCCATTCCGGGCGTCGCGTCGAGTTGACTTTGCGTCCCGCACAGCCCAATACGGGTATTGTGTTTCATCGTGTCGACCTGCCTCAGGTGGTTGACCTGCCGGCCCAGGCGACGGGCGTGGGCGACACACGCATGGCCTCGGTATTGCAACAAGGCAATGTGCGCGTGTCCACGGTGGAGCATTTGATGTCCGCCCTTGCTGGACTGGGCATCGACAACCTGCATGTTGACCTGACGGCCGAAGAAGTGCCCATCATGGACGGCAGCGCAGCAACTTTCGTATACCTGCTGCGGTCAGCGGGCATCGTCGAGCAGAACGCCCCCAAGCATTTCATTCGCGTACTCAAGCCCATCGAGGTGCGTGAGGGGGAGGGTCGTAATGAAAAGTGGGCTCGTTTGGAGCCCCATGAAGGCTTCGCGCTGGCGTTTTCGATTGATTTCCGCCATCCGGCCATCGATTCCACCGCCAATTTCGCTGAAATCGACTTTGCCACGCACTCCTACGTGCGCGAAATCGCCCGTGCGCGCACCTTCGGTTTCGTCAATGAAGTCGAGGCCTTGCGATCCATGGGGCTGGCGCGTGGGGGCAGCCTCGATAACGCGATTGTGATGGACGAGTTCCGCGTCCTGAATAGTGACGGCCTGCGTTACGACGACGAGTTCGTCAAACACAAGATTCTGGACGCTATCGGTGACCTCTATCTGCTGGGCAAACCGCTGGTGGCCCGCTATGTCGCCCAGAAGTCCGGCCATGCCCTGAACAACCAATTGGCCCGCGCCTTGCTCGAGCAGCAGGACGCCTGGGAATTAGTCACTTACGAATCCCAGGCAGAGGCGCCGCAAGCTTTCCGCCACGAATGGAAGCTGGCCTGA
- a CDS encoding flagellar hook-length control protein FliK — translation MRGAGVLATARAHLQIQQAVAAVLPPALGAVCVVAKLESQRLQLAVPGAAHAAKLRQMAPRIAQALSAQGWNLNEISVRIQAGMPRPGQRSPRPPKEAVPLGDTALKAFEDLQQNLTPGPLADAVARLLRHHKRSE, via the coding sequence ATGCGCGGCGCTGGCGTTCTGGCGACAGCACGGGCGCATTTGCAAATTCAGCAGGCCGTCGCAGCCGTGCTGCCTCCCGCCTTGGGCGCTGTCTGCGTGGTAGCCAAACTGGAAAGTCAGCGTTTACAACTGGCGGTTCCTGGGGCAGCGCATGCAGCCAAACTGCGTCAGATGGCCCCTCGCATTGCTCAGGCGCTGTCTGCGCAAGGCTGGAACCTTAACGAAATTAGCGTCCGCATTCAAGCTGGCATGCCGCGCCCAGGACAACGCTCACCCCGCCCCCCGAAGGAAGCCGTCCCGCTGGGTGATACGGCCCTGAAAGCATTTGAAGACTTACAGCAGAATCTTACGCCAGGGCCCTTGGCCGATGCAGTGGCGCGGCTGTTGCGTCACCACAAGCGTAGCGAGTAA
- a CDS encoding M23 family metallopeptidase, with the protein MHARSGQDRHFTVGGGRLVLLMGLALMAAAMFGAGMQRLLFGQAAAPYAVDWPSYARAQANRDADFMRENVNMLASKVGILQAKLASIDGLGRRVAEIAGLKYAAPEQMMVARPLDEATYVMDDLFTDRQPPTPESAEALGRQLDDIQTRMTEQADNLKLLDAALTSHSAEQARVPTALPIKDYPYLSSSYGWRRNPVTGRYAMHEGLDFSAPPGTPILAASGGVVLLAKAQPGYGNMVEIDHGNGLITRYAHASRLLVKAGDVVERGQEVARVGSSGRSTGPHLHFEVRLAGQPLDPRLFLGTPQAQGSVVAQAQQGKGAANPAAP; encoded by the coding sequence ATGCATGCCCGTTCAGGGCAAGACCGGCATTTCACCGTCGGCGGTGGGCGTCTGGTCTTGCTGATGGGGCTGGCCCTGATGGCCGCCGCCATGTTCGGCGCAGGCATGCAGCGTCTGCTGTTTGGTCAGGCGGCAGCGCCTTATGCGGTGGATTGGCCTTCTTATGCGCGCGCTCAGGCCAACCGAGATGCCGATTTCATGCGCGAGAACGTGAACATGCTGGCTTCCAAGGTGGGCATCTTGCAGGCCAAGCTGGCCAGCATCGACGGGCTGGGCCGCCGGGTGGCGGAGATCGCCGGCCTGAAGTACGCCGCGCCTGAGCAGATGATGGTCGCGCGGCCTCTTGACGAAGCGACTTACGTCATGGACGATCTGTTTACGGATCGCCAGCCACCCACACCCGAGTCGGCTGAAGCATTGGGCCGCCAACTGGACGATATCCAGACGCGCATGACAGAGCAGGCCGACAACTTGAAACTGCTGGATGCTGCGCTGACCAGTCACTCGGCCGAACAGGCGCGGGTGCCCACGGCGCTGCCCATCAAGGATTACCCCTATCTTAGCTCTTCCTATGGATGGCGGCGCAACCCGGTGACGGGACGTTACGCCATGCACGAAGGGCTGGATTTTTCCGCCCCGCCGGGCACCCCCATTCTGGCGGCTTCCGGCGGCGTGGTCTTGTTGGCCAAAGCCCAACCGGGCTACGGCAATATGGTGGAAATCGATCACGGCAATGGTTTGATCACCCGCTATGCCCACGCTTCGCGCCTGCTGGTGAAGGCAGGTGACGTCGTCGAGCGTGGTCAGGAAGTCGCCCGGGTCGGGTCTTCGGGCCGGTCAACAGGGCCGCATCTGCATTTTGAAGTGCGTCTGGCGGGCCAGCCGCTGGACCCTCGTTTGTTCCTGGGCACCCCTCAAGCTCAGGGATCTGTCGTCGCCCAAGCCCAGCAGGGCAAAGGCGCTGCCAACCCCGCTGCGCCATAA
- the secA gene encoding preprotein translocase subunit SecA translates to MVSLLKKLIGSRNDRLLKQYRKLVTQINNLEPQIAALSDEALQAKTQEFRDRHAKGTSLDDLLPEAFAVVREAGKRVFGMRHFDAQLLGGIALHNGKIAEMRTGEGKTLMATLPVYLNAIAAKGVHVVTVNDYLARRDADWMGRLYRFLGMSTGVVVPQQPNEEKIAAYRADITYGTNNEFGFDYLRDNMEYRVEDRRQRGLAYAIVDEVDSILIDEARTPLIISGQAEDHTELYVRMNAVPPLLKRMAGEPKPHEPEPEGDYWVDEKSQQVHLSESGHESAEKILTRLGILPEGESLYDPRHIALMHHMMVALRAHTLFFLDQQYVIQDGEVVIVDEFTGRLMAGRRWSDGLHQAVEAKEGVKIQHENQTLASITFQNYFRMYEKLSGMTGTADTEAYEFQEIYSLETVIIPTNKPMQRKDQNDQVFRTSQEKYNAILNDIRDCHERGQPVLVGTTSIENSELLSGLLKKAKLPHEVLNAKQHAREAEIVAEAGKPGHITIATNMAGRGTDIVLGGSVEKQIDLIRADENLSEAEKTARIERVRQEWKPLNEQVKAAGGLRIIGTERHESRRIDNQLRGRAGRQGDPGSSRFYLSLEDPLMRIFAGDRVRAIMERLKLPEGEPIEAGMVTRSIETAQRKVEGRNFDIRKQLLEYDDVANDQRKVLYAQRNDVLEAKTIGASVENLRDAAVTELFRGFVPAESVEEQWDIAGLQQALASDWQLQLPLAEMVEAEPNLTDEELLERVLQAARDTYRSKSELVGEESWGQFERSIMLQSIDTHWREHLSALDYLRQGIHLRGYAQKNPKQEYKREAFELFSGMLDRIRDDVVRVLMTVRVQSTEQVAQAEAEAAQSHVQNVQFHHSDYDEALASEAAEAQEPVRNVLPKVGRNDACPCGSGKKYKQCHGKLT, encoded by the coding sequence ATGGTTTCTCTGCTCAAAAAACTCATCGGCAGCCGTAATGACAGGCTGCTCAAGCAGTACCGCAAGTTGGTCACTCAGATCAACAATCTTGAGCCGCAAATTGCCGCCCTTTCCGATGAGGCGCTGCAGGCCAAGACGCAGGAATTCCGTGACCGCCACGCCAAGGGAACCTCCCTGGATGACTTGCTGCCCGAAGCCTTTGCTGTCGTACGCGAGGCAGGCAAGCGCGTGTTCGGCATGCGCCACTTCGATGCGCAGTTGTTGGGCGGCATCGCGCTGCACAACGGCAAGATTGCAGAAATGCGCACTGGCGAGGGCAAGACGCTCATGGCCACCTTGCCCGTTTACCTGAACGCCATTGCGGCCAAGGGTGTCCACGTGGTGACGGTCAACGACTATCTGGCGCGCCGTGATGCGGACTGGATGGGCCGTCTGTACCGCTTCCTGGGCATGAGCACGGGTGTTGTCGTGCCGCAGCAGCCTAACGAAGAAAAGATTGCGGCTTATCGCGCCGACATCACCTATGGCACGAACAATGAGTTCGGCTTCGATTATCTGCGCGACAACATGGAGTACCGCGTCGAGGACCGCCGCCAGCGTGGGCTGGCTTACGCCATCGTCGACGAGGTGGACTCCATTCTGATCGACGAGGCCCGTACCCCGCTCATTATTTCGGGCCAGGCCGAGGACCATACTGAACTGTATGTGCGCATGAATGCCGTGCCGCCTCTGCTCAAACGTATGGCGGGCGAGCCCAAACCGCATGAGCCCGAGCCCGAAGGGGACTACTGGGTCGATGAAAAGAGCCAGCAGGTGCATTTGTCGGAGTCGGGGCATGAGAGCGCCGAGAAAATTCTGACGCGCCTGGGTATCTTGCCTGAAGGTGAGTCGCTCTACGATCCGCGTCATATCGCGCTGATGCACCACATGATGGTGGCTTTGCGCGCCCACACCCTGTTCTTCCTCGATCAGCAATATGTTATCCAAGACGGTGAAGTCGTCATTGTTGACGAGTTTACGGGCCGCCTGATGGCGGGCCGGCGCTGGTCCGATGGCTTGCACCAGGCTGTTGAAGCCAAGGAAGGCGTCAAGATCCAGCACGAGAATCAGACGCTGGCATCCATTACCTTCCAGAATTACTTCCGCATGTACGAGAAGCTCTCGGGCATGACGGGTACCGCTGACACCGAAGCTTATGAATTCCAGGAAATCTACTCTCTGGAAACGGTCATCATCCCGACCAACAAGCCGATGCAGCGCAAGGACCAGAACGATCAGGTCTTCCGGACTTCCCAAGAGAAGTACAACGCGATTCTTAATGACATCCGGGACTGCCATGAACGCGGCCAGCCCGTGCTGGTCGGTACGACGAGCATCGAAAACTCTGAATTGCTGTCCGGCCTGTTGAAAAAAGCCAAGCTGCCGCATGAGGTGCTCAATGCCAAGCAGCACGCCCGTGAGGCAGAGATCGTCGCCGAGGCCGGCAAGCCCGGGCACATCACGATCGCGACCAATATGGCGGGCCGGGGTACCGACATTGTCTTGGGCGGTAGTGTCGAAAAACAGATCGACCTGATCCGCGCGGATGAAAACCTGAGCGAGGCCGAAAAAACGGCCCGTATCGAGCGGGTGCGCCAGGAATGGAAGCCCTTGAACGAACAGGTGAAAGCGGCTGGCGGCCTGCGCATCATCGGTACTGAGCGCCATGAATCGCGCCGCATCGACAACCAGTTGCGCGGGCGTGCGGGCCGTCAGGGCGATCCGGGTTCTTCGCGCTTTTATCTGTCGCTGGAAGATCCGCTCATGCGTATCTTCGCGGGTGACCGTGTGCGCGCCATCATGGAGCGTCTGAAGCTGCCGGAAGGCGAACCTATCGAAGCGGGCATGGTGACGCGTTCGATCGAAACCGCGCAACGCAAGGTGGAAGGCCGCAACTTCGATATTCGCAAGCAGTTGCTTGAGTATGACGATGTCGCCAATGATCAGCGCAAAGTGCTGTATGCGCAGCGCAACGATGTGCTGGAAGCCAAGACCATCGGCGCCTCGGTCGAGAATCTGCGTGACGCCGCCGTGACGGAATTGTTCCGGGGGTTCGTCCCTGCCGAGTCGGTTGAGGAGCAGTGGGACATTGCCGGCTTGCAACAGGCTTTGGCGTCCGACTGGCAGTTGCAACTGCCGCTTGCCGAGATGGTCGAGGCCGAGCCCAATCTTACCGACGAAGAGCTGCTTGAGCGTGTCTTGCAAGCTGCCCGTGATACCTATCGCAGCAAGTCCGAGCTTGTGGGCGAGGAGTCCTGGGGGCAGTTTGAGCGCTCCATCATGTTGCAGTCCATCGATACGCACTGGCGCGAGCATCTGTCGGCGCTGGACTATCTGCGCCAGGGTATTCATCTGCGGGGTTACGCACAAAAAAATCCCAAGCAGGAATACAAGCGCGAGGCTTTTGAGCTGTTCTCGGGCATGCTGGACCGCATCCGCGATGATGTCGTGCGCGTGCTCATGACCGTGCGCGTGCAATCGACCGAGCAGGTTGCGCAGGCCGAAGCCGAGGCGGCGCAATCGCATGTGCAAAACGTGCAGTTCCACCATTCGGATTACGACGAAGCGCTTGCCAGCGAGGCCGCTGAGGCTCAGGAGCCGGTGCGCAATGTGTTGCCCAAGGTGGGCCGCAACGATGCTTGCCCTTGCGGCAGCGGCAAGAAGTACAAACAGTGCCACGGTAAGTTGACCTGA